The bacterium genome contains the following window.
CAATAAAGTTTAATTTAGTAAAACCTGTTAATAAATAACCATGCTGAAAAAAACTATTTATACATTAATTCTCTCTGTGGTAATAGCGGTAATTTCTGTTGCTGGGTATTTATATAGTGTTGTTTATGTTGGTGGTTTAGTGGCAGATCTTCGTGATATGTATCGTAAAGCAGGGGATTTAAACAAAGAAGAAGAAAGTCTAAAGTCTATTAAGAAGGTTGCAGAGAATGCAAATCAAAGAAATGCAGAGCTGTCTAAATATATAGTCCCTGTGAAAAATGAAGGTTCAATAAATTTTGTAAAAACTCTAGAAGAAACAGCTGATAAATACGGTCTTAAGTCTAATACAAATGCAATTGAAATAGTGTCTGATGATGCATTGTCAAAATTAAACAAAGAGTATTTAAGTATAAAAATAACAACGATTGGTTCTGAGGCTTCAGTAACTAGTTTTGTAAAAAAATTGGAACTCCTACCTTTTAATGTAAAGATAAAAAACTATTCCCTTACAAGAGTTCTTGGTGGTCAGGGTGTAGTGGTATCAAAAAATAGTAATTCGATTATAAATCAACAACTAGATATGGAGATTTTGGTTATTAAAGAAAAATAATATGAAAATAGAAACAGCTAATTTTGGGAACGGACTAAAAAATATTTATCTTGTGGGTAGTAAGCCTATACAAGACTGGCAGAGAATATTCCTTTTTTTGGTGTCTATTATAATAGGGGTAGGTATTTGGAGTTATTATTTTAATTTCACTATAAAATCTGAATTAGCATTAGGTATAAGTAATGTCTCGCAATCTACCCCAACAAAAGACAAGGAAGCCGAAATCAAGGACGTTGTAGATAAATATAAAGCTAGGGAGGCATCTTTTGCTGGAATACAGGTAAAACCGTAATTGTTTTGTTAGGGCTGGTCAAATACCAAATAATCTGCTATTGTTTGCATGCGCTCTTGTAGTTCAATGGATAGAACTGCGGACTTCTAAGCCGTTAATGTAGGTTCGATTCCTACCGAGAGCACCAAACAAAAAAACAACACCGGCATATGTCGGTGTTGTTTTTTTGTTTGGTGGGCGATAAGGGACTCGAACCCCTGACCTTCTCAGTGTAAATGAGTTGCTCTACCAACTGAGCTAATCGCCCTCATTTGGTTCTCATAATATATACTATTATTGAAATAATATCAATATCAGGTACTATAGCAGTAATGTTAACTATAATATATCAAGACAAAGACGTACTAATCATAAATAAACCCGCTGGTATTATGGTTCACGGAGATGGCAAAACACAAGAAAAAACTTTGTGTGATTTCATTATGGAGGAGTTTCCAGAGATTAAAGACGTTGGAGAGCCTATGCTTATTGGAAGAGGCCCAAACAAAGAGGCTACAATCCTACCAAGACCGGGTATTGTTCATAGATTAGACAAGGAAACTACTGGAGTTATGATTGTGGCTAAGAATCAAGACGCTTTTAATGTTTTAAAGAAGCAATTTCAAGATCATGTAATAAGAAAGGTTTATAATACTTTTGTTTGGGGTTATGTAAAAGATGATGAGGGTATGATTGATAGACCTATTGGTAGAAGTAAGGGTGATTTTAGAAAGTGGAGTGCCCAGCGTTTTTCAAGAGGTGAGCTTCGTCCTGCAATAACCGAATATAAGGTTTTAAATAGATTTGATGGGGACCCGGTCCTAAATCGAGGTGCGATTCTTGTTGGAAAAGGAAACTCAAAAATACCTTTAGTATTTTCTCTTGTAGAGGTATATCCATTAACTGGGAGAACACATCAAATTAGGGTCCATTTTAAGGCCATAAACCACCCTATGGTGGGCGATAGCTTATATGCAGAGAATCACCCCTATGCTCTAGGATTCTCTCGTTTGGCACTGCATGCACGTAGAATAAAGCTTGTTTTACCATCAGATGCCGTTATTGACCAAGAAGGTGGAATAAGTGGTAAAATAAGCGAATTTGAGGCAGAATTACCATCTGATTTTGCAACAGCAGTAGCTAAATTACCCAAAGAACAGGAGGAGGCCTAATTGGTTGCATGATTTATTTGCAAAAACCTTCTATCTCTGATATATTGCTCCCTATGACAGCAGCTAAAACAACAGCAACAAAGGAGATTAAGGTGGCTAAACAAGACGCTACTAGAAAGGAATTTGATATGCGCGTAGGTGATACCGTTAAGGTGTACCAAAAAATTCAAGAAAAAGGCAAAACTCGCCTTCAGGTTTTTGAGGGACTTATTCTTGCAAGAAAGCACGGCAATGAAGCTGGTGCTACTTTTACAGTAAGAAAAGTTTCTGGTGGATATGGAGTAGAAAGAATCTTTCCATTGTTTTCACCAAGTATAGATAAGATAGAGGTTGTAAAACGTGCCAAGGTTCGTCGTGCTAAATTATATTATATTAGAGACAAAGCAGCCAAAGAAATCAGTAAGAGAATGAAAATGGAAATGACAAAGCGTGATTCATCTCATCTTACAAAAGCAGAAGCTGCAAGATTAGAAGCAGAAGAAGCTGCAAATGCAGTTGTTGCTCCAGAGGTAGAGATCGCAGCAGAGGAAACAGTAGTTACAGAATAATTTATCCAATCTAGCGACAAATAACAAAACAGACCAATCAAAAGTTGGTCTGTTTTGTT
Protein-coding sequences here:
- a CDS encoding RluA family pseudouridine synthase codes for the protein MLTIIYQDKDVLIINKPAGIMVHGDGKTQEKTLCDFIMEEFPEIKDVGEPMLIGRGPNKEATILPRPGIVHRLDKETTGVMIVAKNQDAFNVLKKQFQDHVIRKVYNTFVWGYVKDDEGMIDRPIGRSKGDFRKWSAQRFSRGELRPAITEYKVLNRFDGDPVLNRGAILVGKGNSKIPLVFSLVEVYPLTGRTHQIRVHFKAINHPMVGDSLYAENHPYALGFSRLALHARRIKLVLPSDAVIDQEGGISGKISEFEAELPSDFATAVAKLPKEQEEA
- the rplS gene encoding 50S ribosomal protein L19; this translates as MTAAKTTATKEIKVAKQDATRKEFDMRVGDTVKVYQKIQEKGKTRLQVFEGLILARKHGNEAGATFTVRKVSGGYGVERIFPLFSPSIDKIEVVKRAKVRRAKLYYIRDKAAKEISKRMKMEMTKRDSSHLTKAEAARLEAEEAANAVVAPEVEIAAEETVVTE